In the genome of Candidatus Electrothrix rattekaaiensis, the window CCGCATAAGCCATGTGGCTGGGTTTGGGCAAGGAATGCGACGAAGCAAGGTAGCTGCTGGAGCCACACTCCTTGGTCGGGGCATCCCGCTTTCTTTTATGGGGTCGGAAACAGGGGAATGGCGCCAGTTTCCCAAGGGAGATGATTCAGCACTGGATCTTGATCATTACGAAAGAGACACATCAGCTTGCCGCCTGCGCAACTGGTGGAACCGACTTGCTGAGATCCGTTTCGGCAACCCACGCCTGGAAGGGCCTGCACCGCTTCGGGTCACCTTTGCCCAGGAAGGCATGTTGGCCTTTACGCGCGGAGAGGGGAACGATCTCTTTGTCCTGCTCAACTTCGGCCATCGGGCTGACTGGCACTCGCTCACGGAGCTGAATCTTCCTGATGGCGAGTACAAAGAACTGGTGAACTCAACCTGGGGGCCGTATCAAGTCGAGGGAGAGGATGAACATGGCAACGGTGGCTGGGATGCTCATCTCCACCGAGGAAGCTGGCTCCATATCCCTGACTACGGTGTTGTGGTGTTGGAGAGACGTTAGCAAAAAAGGAGGAGGTTTTTCAGGCGAGGCTTGTCTTCGCCCTGTAGCATTAAAAAGAAGTGCAGACATTCCAGGCGATCACAAGGATCGCCCCTACAGGCCAACACCCTGAGTACAAACCTCTTTCCTCCGCATCCCCAAATATCATCCCCTCTCAGTAACCAAGTCCACCGCCACTCCCCCCTCGTCACCACAGCACCCTTCACCCTTGACACCCTGCAAATCATTCTTATCTTCTTTTTCAAGAACGTGGAAGGCTAACCCTCTGTTTGTAGAGGGAAGAGGATATAAAGAAGAGAGGAGGAACCATGCAGCTTGATAAATTCACCGTGAAATCCCAGGAAGTAATCCAGACCGCGCACAGTCTGGCCGAGCAGTTTGGCAACCCGGAAATGCAACCCGAGCATCTGCTCAAGGCCCTGCTGGAGCAGCCTGAAGGCGTGGTGGTGCCGATCCTCCAGAAGCTCGGCGTGACCCCGTCCGTGGTGCTCAGTGAGACCGACCAGCTGATCGGCAAATTGCCCAAGGTCTCGGGTTCCGGGGCAGGGCAGTCCTATATGTCCAAGACCTTCACAAAGGTGGTAGATCAGGCAGCCAAGGAAGCCTCCTCCATGCAGGACGAGTATGTCAGTCAGGAGCACCTCTTCCTCGGTATCCTGAAAAGCGACACCCTGGCTCCGGTTGCCCAGATGCTCCAGCGTATAGGTATCAACCCGGTGACCTTTCTCCAGGCCCTGACCACCATCCGGGGCAATCAGCGGGTTACTGACCCTTATCCTGAGGACAAGTACCAGGCCCTGGAAAAATACGCCCGCAACCTGACGGATGTGGCCCGAAGCGGCAAGCTGGATCCGGTCATCGGGAGGGACGAGGAGGTTCGCCGGATCATCCAGGTACTGAGTCGCCGCACCAAGAACAACCCGGTGCTCATCGGTGAACCGGGTGTGGGCAAGACAGCCATTGTCGAGGGCTTAGCCCAGCGTATTGTTAACGGCGATATCCCGGCCACCCTGGAGGGTAAGCAGGTCATCTCGCTGGATTTGGGTCTGCTCATCGCGGGCGCGAAATACCGGGGTGAGTTTGAAGATCGGCTCAAGGCGGTGCTCAAGGAGGTGGAGAAGAAGGCGGGCGAAATTATCCTCTTTATCGATGAAATTCATACTCTGGTTGGAGCCGGGGCTTCGGAAGGTTCAATGGATGCCTCCAATATGCTCAAACCTGCCCTGGCACGGGGTGAGCTGCACTGCGTGGGCGCAACGACCCTGGATGAGTACCGCAAGTATATTGAAAAGGATGCAGCCTTGGAGCGTCGCTTTCAGCCGGTCCTGATTCAGGAACCCAGCGAAGAGGACACCATTGCCATCCTGCGCGGGATCAAGGAAAAATATGAAGTTCATCACGGGGTGCGGATTCAGGATGCAGCCACTGTGGCAGCAGTTATGTTGTCCAATCGCTACATCTCAGATCGTTTTCTGCCGGACAAGGCCATTGACCTGATCGATGAAGCGGCATCCAAGCTGCGCATCGAGATTGACTCCATGCCCACCGAGATTGATGAGCTGGATCGTAAGCGGATCAAAATGGAGATTGAGCAGGAGGCTCTGAAAAAGGAAAAAGACAAGGCATCCAAGGAGCGGTTGGAGCGGCTGAAAAAGGATCACGCCGAGCTGAACGAACAGCTCAACGCCATGAAGGGTCAGTGGCAGCTGGAAAAAGATGTTATCCAGCGCATCCGCGAGACCAAGACCCGGATCGACGAGGCCCATATTGAGGAGCAGCGGGCCGAGCGGCTTGGTGACCTGAGTAAGGTGGCGGAGATCCGTTACGGCAGAGTCGTGGAACTGGAAAAGGAACTGGAGGCGGAAAACAGCAAACTGGCCGAGATCCAGGAAAACAGCCAGATGCTCAAGGAAGAGGTCGGTGCCGAGGATATCGCTGCGGTAGTGGCGAAATGGACCGGTGTGCCGGTGGATAAGCTGCTGGAAGGGGAAAAGGAAAAGCTGGTCCAGGCTGAAGGACAGCTGGCGAAGCGGGTCATCGGCCAGAAAGAGGCCATCACCTCGGTGGCTAATGCGGTGCGCCGGGCCAGAGCCGGTCTCCAGGACCCGGATCGCCCGCTGGGTTCCTTTATCTTCCTCGGCCCCACCGGTGTGGGCAAGACCGAGCTGGCACGCAGTTTGGCTGACTTCCTCTTTGACTCGGAACAGGCCATGATCCGCATTGATATGTCCGAGTACATGGAGAAGCACTCGGTGGCCCGACTGATCGGTGCCCCTCCGGGCTATGTAGGCTATGATGAAGGTGGAATGCTCACTGAGGCGGTGCGACGGCGACCCTATTCCGTGATCCTTCTGGACGAGATCGAGAAGGCCCACCCGGATGTGTTCAATGTCCTGCTTCAGGTACTGGATGACGGACGGATGACTGACGGCAAGGGCCGGACGGTGTCCTTTAAAAACACCATCATGATCATGACCTCCAACCTGGGCAGTCATATTATCATGGAGCTGGGCCAGAAAGACCCGGAGGAGATGCGACGGCAGGTGGATGAGCTGCTGCACCGCCAATTCCGGCCCGAGTTCCTCAACCGGGTGGACGAAATCATCACCTTCCAGGGACTCACCCGCGATGATCTGCTCCAGATTGTGGATATCCAGATTGCCCGCATGGCCAAGCGGCTGGAGGAACGCAAGCTGACCGTCGAGCTGACCGAAGCGGCCAAGCTCTTCCTGGTGGAAACCGGCTATGATCCCAGCTACGGTGCCCGGCCCCTGAAACGAGCCATTCAACGCTATATTGAAGACCCGCTGGCCTTGGAGATTTTGGAGGGGCGTTTCAGTGAGGGCGATACGGTGCGGATTGATCGGGGGGAGGAGAACCGGTTGGTGTTTGGGAGGTAAGGAAGAGTCTTCTGAGGTTAGGGGCGATCTGCTGATCGCCCCTTCTCCCTCACTGCGTCGGGGGAGCTTTCATTGTTGGTCGAATAATGTCGAGAAGTTGCTGTCCAAAATGATGCGCCGCCTTTATAGAGCCATCAATGGAGATGTGTCCTCCGTCTGAGTACCAGATTTCACCACTGGCAGAGTCGAGAGCCGCGCAGGAATCTTCTTGGCAGAACACATCAAAGGGGTCGAGAAACCAGGTGTTTTCTTCGCTGGCTGCATACTCTTGCAGCCTTTTATTGATATCGAAACCAGAGCCTTGCGATTTTGGAAACACCACAGAGTCCAGGCAATTATTCGGAAGGTAGTTGGGTCGATTGAGGCATGAGATAATTCCGTTTCTATTGCCGCTTCCCGGTGGATTCCCGATAAGAATGAGCCTCCTGTCTTTCCCGATTTTTTCTCTTATATTTTCAATGTTTTTTATCATGAAGTCCAGAAAGTCTTTCTTTTTTTTGAAGACGAAAGGCTTATCATTAAGATCGCAGATACCTTCTGGGAAATACCAAGCCCATGCCTCGGAAAGGACAAGTGGTGTATTATATTCATCCAATAAGCTAAACATCTGTTGCGTACGCTCCGTACATTCGTGATCAGGTTTTCCTTGGATAAAAGAGGTTATCCCAGGGCCCATGAGGCAGGAATAGTCGGTGACCGTCCTTGCAGCAATCTTCTCCTGCTGAAAAAATTGGTCAAAGCCGGTCGCGTATTGCAGCATAAAGCTATCACCGGCGAGGAGGACATCATAATATTTTTTCGGCTTTCTTGTACCAATGAGACCGGTAAATCGGTATCCTTTTCCACCATATTGGTCAATATGAAACTGATCTGCATCCTGTAGCTTGCTGTAGTTGGTGTTGATTCTTTCTGGAAGACCTTCTTTTTGAATAAGCGTGACAGCAGCAGTGACTAGCAGGGCCGCACAGAAGATATAAAAAAAGATAAGGAATTTTCGAGAAATGATGATTCCTTTACGGAAGGGCTGCTCAATGAATCTCCAGGATAGCCATGCACAGAGAAAAGTCGCCAGCAGCAGACCAAATCGCTCTACACGTTCAATCTCGGAATAATGCCAGTACTTATAAAAGATCAGGAGGGGCCAATGAACAAGATAGAGCGAGTAAGAAATCAGGCCTATACCAACAGCTAAAGGATTTCTCAGGAGATAACCGAGAAAACGGGCTTGTCCGCTGTATATGGCAAGTGATGCACCCAGGCAGGGAATGAGGGCGGAGAGTCCTGGGAAGGCTGTCTGTTTATTAAAGGCGAAAAAACTGTACAGGATCAGCAGAAAAGCGGCAAGCTGGAGTGGCTCCAGAAGAAGTTTCTTCTTGGGCTGGTGATGAATCACCCAGACCAGACCGGCTCCGCAGGCAAATTCGATAATACGAAACGGGGTCAGGAAAAAGGCACCAGTTGGATCAGAATCCAGCCAACGTTCTGCTCCGTACAGAGAGGCTACACTGATAAGGAGGAGAAAGAAGGGCAGCCAGATTTTTTTGCCCAGCTTGGAGAAGACAAAGAGGATAGCTGGCCAAACCAAATAGAATTGCTCCTCAACAGCAAGGGACCAAGTGTGAAGCAAGGGTTTAAAGTCTACAGCGGTATCAAAATAGCCTGCTTCCTTCCAGAAGAAAAAATTCGATACAGAGAGGACACTGTAGAGTAAGGATTTACCGAGCCGGAGTAGGTGCTCCGGGGTGAAGAGCAGGTAGCCGAACAGTAGCGTTAGCAATAAAGTAGCGTATAAAGCAGGAAATAATCTTTTGACCCGACGGCTGTAAAATCGGGCAAAAGAAAAAGACCCCTTACCAATATCTGCCATAATATTTCGGGTAATCAGAAAACCAGAGATAACAAAGAAGATATCAACTCCGGTGAACCCGCCCGAAAATGTTTTGAAATCAAGGTGATAAAACAAGACCCCGAGAACTGCCCAAGCCCGTAAGCCGTCTATTTCCGGCGAGTATTTTTTTGGAATGACCATTGTTAACAGTTCGATTAAGAGAGAGTCTAATATTCAGGAGGGCAGCGGTCGCCTCCTATATCGTAACCTGCAATGAATTTAGAAATTAAAATATAGAAATTCTGTTGGTTCAACCCGCAGCAGCCGATATAATGCCATAGAGAATAAAATGC includes:
- the clpB gene encoding ATP-dependent chaperone ClpB produces the protein MQLDKFTVKSQEVIQTAHSLAEQFGNPEMQPEHLLKALLEQPEGVVVPILQKLGVTPSVVLSETDQLIGKLPKVSGSGAGQSYMSKTFTKVVDQAAKEASSMQDEYVSQEHLFLGILKSDTLAPVAQMLQRIGINPVTFLQALTTIRGNQRVTDPYPEDKYQALEKYARNLTDVARSGKLDPVIGRDEEVRRIIQVLSRRTKNNPVLIGEPGVGKTAIVEGLAQRIVNGDIPATLEGKQVISLDLGLLIAGAKYRGEFEDRLKAVLKEVEKKAGEIILFIDEIHTLVGAGASEGSMDASNMLKPALARGELHCVGATTLDEYRKYIEKDAALERRFQPVLIQEPSEEDTIAILRGIKEKYEVHHGVRIQDAATVAAVMLSNRYISDRFLPDKAIDLIDEAASKLRIEIDSMPTEIDELDRKRIKMEIEQEALKKEKDKASKERLERLKKDHAELNEQLNAMKGQWQLEKDVIQRIRETKTRIDEAHIEEQRAERLGDLSKVAEIRYGRVVELEKELEAENSKLAEIQENSQMLKEEVGAEDIAAVVAKWTGVPVDKLLEGEKEKLVQAEGQLAKRVIGQKEAITSVANAVRRARAGLQDPDRPLGSFIFLGPTGVGKTELARSLADFLFDSEQAMIRIDMSEYMEKHSVARLIGAPPGYVGYDEGGMLTEAVRRRPYSVILLDEIEKAHPDVFNVLLQVLDDGRMTDGKGRTVSFKNTIMIMTSNLGSHIIMELGQKDPEEMRRQVDELLHRQFRPEFLNRVDEIITFQGLTRDDLLQIVDIQIARMAKRLEERKLTVELTEAAKLFLVETGYDPSYGARPLKRAIQRYIEDPLALEILEGRFSEGDTVRIDRGEENRLVFGR
- a CDS encoding acyltransferase family protein gives rise to the protein MVIPKKYSPEIDGLRAWAVLGVLFYHLDFKTFSGGFTGVDIFFVISGFLITRNIMADIGKGSFSFARFYSRRVKRLFPALYATLLLTLLFGYLLFTPEHLLRLGKSLLYSVLSVSNFFFWKEAGYFDTAVDFKPLLHTWSLAVEEQFYLVWPAILFVFSKLGKKIWLPFFLLLISVASLYGAERWLDSDPTGAFFLTPFRIIEFACGAGLVWVIHHQPKKKLLLEPLQLAAFLLILYSFFAFNKQTAFPGLSALIPCLGASLAIYSGQARFLGYLLRNPLAVGIGLISYSLYLVHWPLLIFYKYWHYSEIERVERFGLLLATFLCAWLSWRFIEQPFRKGIIISRKFLIFFYIFCAALLVTAAVTLIQKEGLPERINTNYSKLQDADQFHIDQYGGKGYRFTGLIGTRKPKKYYDVLLAGDSFMLQYATGFDQFFQQEKIAARTVTDYSCLMGPGITSFIQGKPDHECTERTQQMFSLLDEYNTPLVLSEAWAWYFPEGICDLNDKPFVFKKKKDFLDFMIKNIENIREKIGKDRRLILIGNPPGSGNRNGIISCLNRPNYLPNNCLDSVVFPKSQGSGFDINKRLQEYAASEENTWFLDPFDVFCQEDSCAALDSASGEIWYSDGGHISIDGSIKAAHHFGQQLLDIIRPTMKAPPTQ